A section of the Posidoniimonas corsicana genome encodes:
- a CDS encoding M90 family metallopeptidase, with translation MIFSWLKKRSRRRIAQEGLSDELLELLPAALWQYDSLEDEEQQRLRQTAAVVFREKNWEGCGGLAMTDEIRLTIAAQIALVTLGFKEEYFDRVLSVLVYPDAYRAPEAHSPGGGVVVEHESARLGEAWYRGPVVLSWSDVQRAGEGRNMGRSLVAHEFAHQLDMLNGRSTDGVPPLNDSSEAERWVANLESALARLRHDCRRRSHPVMDCYGATDRSEFFAVASEVFFQMPQRLVEREPELYESMRAYYGQDPQRWGSG, from the coding sequence ATGATCTTTTCTTGGCTGAAGAAACGCTCGCGTCGCCGCATCGCCCAAGAGGGGCTCTCCGACGAGCTGCTGGAGCTCTTGCCGGCGGCGCTGTGGCAGTACGACTCGCTGGAGGACGAGGAGCAGCAGCGGCTCCGCCAGACCGCCGCCGTGGTGTTCCGAGAAAAGAACTGGGAGGGGTGCGGCGGCCTGGCGATGACCGACGAGATCCGGCTCACCATCGCCGCTCAGATCGCCCTGGTGACGCTTGGGTTCAAGGAGGAGTACTTCGACCGCGTTCTGTCGGTGTTGGTCTACCCGGACGCCTACCGCGCGCCGGAGGCCCACTCACCGGGGGGCGGGGTGGTGGTGGAGCACGAGTCGGCGCGTCTCGGCGAGGCCTGGTACCGCGGCCCGGTGGTCCTCTCTTGGAGTGACGTGCAGCGCGCCGGCGAGGGCCGGAACATGGGCCGCAGCCTGGTGGCCCACGAGTTCGCGCACCAGCTTGATATGCTCAACGGCCGCAGCACCGATGGCGTCCCCCCGCTCAACGACTCGTCGGAAGCGGAGCGGTGGGTAGCGAACCTCGAGTCGGCCCTGGCCCGGCTCCGGCACGACTGCCGGCGTCGCAGCCACCCGGTGATGGACTGCTACGGCGCCACCGACCGCAGCGAGTTCTTCGCCGTGGCCAGCGAGGTGTTCTTCCAGATGCCGCAGCGGCTGGTCGAGCGTGAACCAGAGCTGTATGAGTCGATGCGGGCATACTACGGGCAGGACCCCCAGAGGTGGGGGAGCGGTTGA